CGGGGTTGTGAGGCTGGAGGAGCCCAGGCTTGTCATGGAGAAGGTAATGGTTGTCACAGGCAATGATGTAGTGGCTATCGGCAAGATCGTGGCAGGGGTTAGGTATCAGAGCTACTACCCTATAACTCCAGCCGCAGACGAGAGCTTCCTCCTTGAGAAGTATGATAACATCCTAGGGGAGAACGGGGAAGTAATCGGCTCAGTAGTGGTGATGCAGACGGAGGATGAGATAGCAGCGGTTAACTCAGCTATTGGCGCGGCTTTAACAGGTGTTAGGAGCTCGACAACCACTAGCGGACCCGGCTTCGACTTGATGATTGAAGGATTGACATGGGCCGGGATGAACGAGGTCCCCATAGTCATAACTTATTACCAGAGAGGTGGCCCTAGCACCGGCCAACCTACTCGTGGAAGCCAGAGCGACTTGTTCAATGCAATATTCGCCGGGCACGGAGAGTTCGCGAGAGTGGTCTTATCTTCCGGCGACCACCTTGACGCTTTCTACGATACTATTGAAGCCTTCAACATTGCTGAGAAATACCAGGTGCCAGTGATACATTTGCTCGACAAGTTCCTGGCAAACACTGTGACGGTGATTACTATACCGGATGTTGAAAGAGTTAGGATTGAGAGAGGGGTTTTAACGCGTGGAGGCCCAGGCTATAAGCGTTTCAGCTTAGAGTCGCTCATCTCTCCCAGAGCCTTCATTGGGGGAAAAGACACTGTAATGTGGTACACGGGTGATGAGCACGACGAGTACGGGCATATCGTCGAGGACCCCGAGGTCAGGGCTAGGATGTATTCGAAAAGGATTGAGAAGCTCTCCCTTATTCTAAGGGATCTACCCATGGATAGGAAGCTAAGGCTTCACGGACCGAGTAGCCCTGATTACTTGATAATAGGGTGGGGCTCTGTCAAAGGAGTTGTGCTGGACGCAGTCGAGTACTTCTCGGAGAAGGGTTTGAAGATGTCTTATCTCGACCTTAAATTGCTGTGGCCGTTTCCATCCGAGGATTTCCTGAAGATAACTAATGGAATACCTGATTCAAACATTCTAGCAGTTGAACACAGCTATGGCGTAAACATTGCGGAGCTTGTGGCGATGAACACTGGGAGGAGGATTGTTAAACGTGTTTCAAAGTACACTGGAAGACCCATAACGCTTGACGAGTTGATTCATGGTTTAGAAGAGATTGTCTCCGGGAAGAAGGAAAGGGTGGTGTTGAGTCGTGGAGCCTAGGAAGGGTTACAAGTCTAACGTGTGGC
This is a stretch of genomic DNA from Thermosphaera aggregans DSM 11486. It encodes these proteins:
- a CDS encoding 2-oxoacid:ferredoxin oxidoreductase subunit alpha, coding for MKEVGVLLGGPQGSGIETSMWILGRILVSKGFGVIADREYFSNITGRHSYILMLVSSVKLPRSLRYPVEILASMDAETVFTHFTELSEGGILIYDVNISSKRIEEIPSMEDATRERIARVLAEKGVKTSVESVVEYLERDRRVLPLGLDFSSLLKALSEQYRIDSRAVSKFLSGVIVSSVAVVLGLGEDIVAAGFRQQFREREELVEQNIMLYRLVRSALSKHYGVVRLEEPRLVMEKVMVVTGNDVVAIGKIVAGVRYQSYYPITPAADESFLLEKYDNILGENGEVIGSVVVMQTEDEIAAVNSAIGAALTGVRSSTTTSGPGFDLMIEGLTWAGMNEVPIVITYYQRGGPSTGQPTRGSQSDLFNAIFAGHGEFARVVLSSGDHLDAFYDTIEAFNIAEKYQVPVIHLLDKFLANTVTVITIPDVERVRIERGVLTRGGPGYKRFSLESLISPRAFIGGKDTVMWYTGDEHDEYGHIVEDPEVRARMYSKRIEKLSLILRDLPMDRKLRLHGPSSPDYLIIGWGSVKGVVLDAVEYFSEKGLKMSYLDLKLLWPFPSEDFLKITNGIPDSNILAVEHSYGVNIAELVAMNTGRRIVKRVSKYTGRPITLDELIHGLEEIVSGKKERVVLSRGA